The following proteins are co-located in the Cupriavidus pauculus genome:
- a CDS encoding TRAP transporter large permease, whose protein sequence is MMSFVAANMAPIMFASLVVFLLSGFPIAFALAANGLLFAFIGIELGMLPPELLQALPSRLFGIIENDTLLAIPFFTFMGLVLERSGMAEDLLDTIGQLFGPIRGGLAYAVIFVGALLAATTGVVAASVISMGLISLPLMLKYKYDKRLASGVIAASGTLAQIIPPSLVLIVLADQLGRSVGDMYKGAFVPGLVLTGLYMLYVLLVTLIRPNAAPALPLEARTFREPGGQTGSRSVLVLTVLSVAVAVAVDKLYKPEAPLDERLVISVGAGITFAFLVAVINKGLKLNLLSHMAEKVTFVLIPPLALIFLVLGTIFIGVATPTEGGGMGALGALVLALIKGRLNLSLTKQAMESTLKLSAFVIFILIGARVFSLTFYGVDGHIWVEHLLTALPGGQLGFLIAVNVLFFLLAFFLDFFELAFILVPLVGPVADKLGIDLIWFGVLLAVNMQTSFMHPPFGFSLFYLRSVAPREVKTTDIYWGAVPFVVIQLVMVGLIIAFPGIVSTGTGPKQDRSITRDLSIDLQQSAPTPAAPSGPAPEAPSLGGGAEGKSQPELPSAPQESEPAAPQFQFEKSK, encoded by the coding sequence ATGATGTCATTTGTCGCCGCGAACATGGCGCCGATCATGTTCGCCAGCCTGGTGGTATTCCTGCTGTCGGGCTTCCCGATCGCGTTTGCGCTGGCCGCCAACGGGCTGCTGTTCGCCTTCATCGGGATCGAGCTGGGCATGCTGCCGCCCGAGCTGCTGCAGGCGCTGCCCAGCCGCCTGTTCGGCATCATCGAGAACGACACGCTGCTGGCCATTCCGTTCTTCACGTTCATGGGACTGGTGCTGGAACGCTCCGGCATGGCCGAGGACCTGCTGGACACGATCGGCCAGCTCTTCGGCCCGATCCGGGGCGGCCTGGCCTACGCCGTGATCTTCGTCGGCGCGCTGCTGGCGGCCACGACCGGCGTGGTGGCCGCGTCGGTGATCTCGATGGGCCTGATCTCGCTGCCGCTGATGCTGAAGTACAAGTACGACAAGCGGCTGGCGTCGGGCGTGATCGCGGCGTCGGGCACGCTGGCGCAGATCATCCCGCCGTCGCTGGTGCTGATCGTGCTGGCCGACCAGCTTGGCCGCTCGGTCGGCGACATGTACAAGGGCGCCTTCGTGCCCGGCCTGGTGCTGACCGGCCTGTACATGCTCTACGTGCTGCTGGTGACGCTGATCCGCCCGAACGCCGCGCCCGCGCTGCCCCTGGAGGCGCGCACGTTCCGCGAGCCCGGCGGGCAGACCGGCAGCCGGTCGGTGCTGGTGCTGACCGTGCTGTCGGTGGCCGTGGCGGTTGCCGTGGACAAGCTCTACAAGCCGGAGGCCCCGCTGGACGAGCGCCTGGTCATCAGCGTCGGCGCCGGCATCACGTTCGCCTTCCTGGTGGCCGTGATCAACAAGGGCCTGAAGCTGAACCTGCTGTCGCACATGGCCGAGAAGGTCACCTTTGTGCTGATTCCGCCGCTCGCGCTGATCTTCCTGGTGCTGGGCACGATCTTCATCGGCGTGGCCACGCCCACCGAAGGCGGCGGCATGGGCGCGCTGGGCGCGCTGGTCCTGGCGCTGATCAAGGGCCGGTTGAACCTGAGTCTGACCAAGCAGGCGATGGAATCGACGCTGAAGCTGTCGGCGTTCGTGATCTTCATCCTGATTGGCGCGCGCGTGTTCTCGCTGACGTTCTACGGCGTGGACGGCCATATCTGGGTGGAGCACCTGCTGACCGCGCTGCCCGGCGGCCAGCTCGGCTTCCTGATCGCCGTCAACGTGCTGTTCTTCCTGCTGGCGTTCTTCCTGGACTTCTTCGAGCTGGCGTTCATCCTGGTGCCGCTGGTGGGCCCGGTGGCTGACAAGCTCGGCATCGACCTGATCTGGTTCGGCGTGCTGCTGGCCGTGAACATGCAGACGTCGTTCATGCACCCGCCGTTCGGCTTCTCGCTGTTCTACCTTCGCTCGGTGGCGCCGCGCGAAGTGAAGACCACCGACATCTACTGGGGCGCGGTGCCGTTCGTCGTGATCCAGCTTGTCATGGTGGGCCTGATCATCGCCTTCCCGGGCATCGTCAGCACCGGCACCGGCCCGAAGCAGGACCGCAGCATCACGCGCGATCTCAGCATCGACCTGCAGCAGTCCGCGCCGACCCCCGCCGCGCCGTCCGGGCCCGCGCCCGAGGCGCCGTC
- the argH gene encoding argininosuccinate lyase — protein MTSQLAKKGEAWSARFSEPMSDLVKRYTASVFFDKRLALFDIQGSLAHAAMLARQGIIAEADRAEIERGMTQIRGEIEAGQFEWKLDLEDVHLNIEARLTALVGDAGKRLHTGRSRNDQVATDIRLWLRSEIDNIIGLLGDLRGALLDLAEKNADTILPGFTHLQVAQPVTFGHHLLAYVEMFTRDAERMADCRRRVNRLPLGAAALAGTSYPIDREFVAQQLGFDGVCRNSLDAVSDRDFAIEFVAAASLVMTHVSRFSEELVIWMSPRVGFIDIADRFCTGSSIMPQKKNPDVPELARGKTGRVFGHLSGLLVLMKGQPLAYNKDNQEDKEPLFDTVDTIVDTLRIFADMVPGISVKPDAMRAAALQGYATATDLADYLVKRGLPFRDAHEAVAHAVRACDDRRCDLADLSVDELRQASGLGDKASLIGDDVHAVLTLEGSVAARNHIGGTAPDQVRAAIAAARATLAG, from the coding sequence ATGACCTCCCAACTTGCCAAGAAAGGCGAAGCCTGGTCCGCCCGCTTCTCCGAACCGATGTCCGACCTCGTCAAGCGCTACACCGCGTCGGTGTTCTTCGACAAGCGCCTGGCGCTGTTCGACATCCAGGGCTCGCTGGCCCACGCGGCCATGCTGGCCAGGCAGGGCATCATCGCCGAGGCCGACCGCGCCGAGATCGAGCGCGGCATGACGCAGATCCGGGGCGAGATCGAGGCCGGCCAGTTCGAGTGGAAGCTCGACCTGGAGGACGTCCACCTGAACATCGAGGCCCGCCTGACCGCGCTGGTCGGCGACGCCGGCAAGCGGCTGCACACTGGCCGGTCGCGCAACGACCAGGTGGCCACCGACATCCGCCTGTGGCTGCGCAGCGAGATCGACAACATCATCGGCCTGCTGGGCGACCTGCGCGGCGCGCTGCTGGACCTGGCCGAGAAGAACGCCGACACGATCCTGCCCGGCTTCACCCACCTGCAGGTGGCCCAGCCCGTCACGTTCGGCCACCACCTGCTGGCCTACGTCGAAATGTTCACACGCGACGCCGAGCGCATGGCCGACTGCCGCCGCCGCGTGAACCGCCTGCCGCTGGGCGCCGCCGCGCTGGCCGGCACCAGCTATCCGATCGACCGCGAGTTCGTGGCGCAGCAGCTCGGCTTTGACGGCGTGTGCCGCAATTCGCTGGACGCCGTGTCGGATCGTGATTTCGCCATCGAGTTCGTCGCGGCGGCGTCGCTGGTGATGACGCACGTCTCGCGCTTCTCCGAGGAACTGGTGATCTGGATGAGCCCGCGCGTCGGCTTCATCGACATCGCCGACCGCTTCTGCACGGGCAGCTCGATCATGCCGCAGAAGAAGAACCCGGACGTGCCCGAGCTGGCGCGCGGCAAGACCGGCCGCGTGTTCGGCCACCTGAGCGGCCTGCTGGTGCTGATGAAGGGCCAGCCGCTGGCGTACAACAAGGACAACCAGGAAGACAAGGAACCGCTGTTCGACACCGTGGATACGATCGTCGACACGCTGCGGATCTTTGCCGACATGGTGCCCGGCATCAGCGTCAAGCCCGACGCGATGCGCGCCGCCGCGTTGCAGGGCTACGCCACGGCGACCGACCTGGCCGACTACCTGGTCAAGCGCGGCCTGCCGTTCCGCGATGCCCACGAGGCCGTGGCCCATGCCGTGCGCGCCTGCGACGACCGCCGCTGCGACCTGGCAGACCTCTCCGTCGACGAACTGCGCCAGGCGTCCGGCCTGGGCGACAAGGCGTCGCTGATCGGTGACGACGTGCACGCCGTGCTGACGCTGGAAGGCTCGGTGGCCGCGCGCAACCACATCGGCGGCACCGCGCCGGACCAGGTGCGCGCTGCCATTGCCGCGGCCCGCGCCACGCTGGCCGGCTGA
- the ppc gene encoding phosphoenolpyruvate carboxylase yields the protein MTQPAARPTGRTRSTSRKPTSPASPASGQHDAPGAAPDATPRKTPSRNAAPRAKPTLSVVTAEGNTVAPARRTADKDVPLREDIRFLGRLLGDCVREQEGDAAFDLVETIRQTAVRFRRENDRAAGAELDRLLKRLSRDQTNSVVRAFSYFSHLANIAEDQHHNRRRRVHALAGSPPQPGSLARALEAIDAAGVTGKQVRDFLNDALIMPVLTAHPTEVQRKSILDAEREIARLLAERDLPMTARERDHNTAQLRARVTTLWQTRMLRNTRLMVVDEIENALSYYRTTFLQGIPRLMADLEEDLAQVFPRRSKAGAVPEPLAPFLQMGSWIGGDRDGNPNVTAETLQHAAQQQSSLIMQWYLDEVHALGAELPLSSLMVDASAELLALADASPDHSDHRADEPYRRALIGIYARLAATTERLTGHVAPRHPVADVAPYDNAEAFAADIRIVLDSLRQHHGEALARGRIDALVRAIAIFGFHLASVDMRQVSDVHEAVIAELFKAAGIAPDYAALPEPRKLELLLAELRQPRLLMLPWHDYSEQTRKELAIFAMARDLRARYGNRVARNYIISHTETLSDLVEVMLLQKETGLLRGTLGSKTDPARMELMVIPLFETIEDLRNAAGIMESLLDLPGFDAVIRHHGVEQEVMLGYSDSNKDGGFLTSNWELYKAELALVKLFEARRVKLRLFHGRGGTVGRGGGPTYEAILSQPPGTVNGQIRLTEQGEIINSKFANAEIGRRNLETVIAATLEASLLPTQNAPAGLATFEGIMQQLSDRAFRAYRHLVYETPGFKDYFFATTPITEIADLNLGSRPASRKLMDKKHRKIEDLRAIPWGFSWGQCRLLLPGWYGFGSAVKALLDEAPDEKSRKACVATLKRMVKTWPFFRTLMSNMDMVLAKTDLAVASRYAALCDDAALRKTVFSRISAEWHLTCDMLSLITGRTERLAENPLLARSIKNRFAYLDPLNHLQVELLKRYRAGKDADDVRVRRGIHLTINGVAAGLRNSG from the coding sequence ATGACGCAGCCTGCTGCGCGCCCCACCGGCCGTACCCGTTCCACCAGCCGCAAGCCCACCTCGCCCGCATCGCCCGCCTCGGGCCAGCATGACGCGCCGGGCGCCGCCCCGGACGCCACCCCCCGCAAAACCCCGTCCCGCAACGCCGCCCCGCGCGCCAAGCCCACGCTGTCCGTGGTGACCGCCGAAGGCAACACCGTCGCCCCGGCCCGCCGCACCGCCGACAAGGACGTGCCGCTGCGCGAGGACATCCGCTTTCTGGGCCGCCTGCTGGGCGACTGCGTGCGCGAGCAGGAAGGCGATGCCGCGTTCGACCTCGTGGAAACCATCCGCCAGACGGCCGTGCGCTTCCGCCGCGAGAACGACCGCGCCGCGGGCGCCGAGCTGGACCGCCTGCTCAAGCGGCTGTCGCGCGACCAGACCAATTCCGTGGTGCGGGCGTTCAGCTACTTCTCGCACCTGGCCAACATCGCCGAGGACCAGCACCACAACCGACGCCGCCGCGTGCACGCGCTGGCCGGATCGCCGCCGCAGCCGGGCAGCCTGGCCCGCGCGCTGGAAGCCATCGACGCGGCCGGCGTGACCGGCAAGCAGGTGCGGGACTTCCTCAACGACGCGCTGATCATGCCGGTGCTAACCGCGCACCCCACCGAGGTGCAGCGCAAGTCGATCCTGGACGCCGAGCGCGAGATTGCCCGCCTGCTGGCCGAGCGAGACCTGCCGATGACGGCCCGCGAGCGCGACCACAACACCGCACAGCTGCGCGCCCGCGTGACCACGCTCTGGCAGACCCGCATGCTGCGCAACACGCGCCTGATGGTGGTCGACGAGATCGAGAACGCGCTGTCCTACTACCGCACGACGTTCCTGCAGGGCATTCCCCGGCTGATGGCCGACCTGGAGGAGGACCTGGCCCAGGTGTTCCCGCGCCGCAGCAAGGCCGGCGCCGTGCCCGAGCCGCTGGCGCCGTTCCTGCAGATGGGCTCCTGGATCGGCGGCGACCGCGACGGCAATCCGAATGTGACGGCCGAGACGCTCCAGCACGCGGCCCAGCAGCAGTCGTCGCTGATCATGCAGTGGTATCTGGACGAAGTGCACGCGCTGGGGGCGGAACTGCCGCTGTCGTCGCTGATGGTCGATGCCAGCGCCGAGCTGCTGGCGCTGGCCGATGCCTCGCCCGACCACTCCGACCATCGCGCCGACGAGCCGTACCGCCGCGCGCTGATCGGCATCTATGCGCGGCTGGCCGCCACCACCGAGCGCCTGACCGGCCACGTGGCCCCGCGCCATCCGGTGGCCGACGTGGCGCCGTACGACAACGCCGAGGCGTTCGCGGCCGACATCCGCATCGTGCTCGATTCGCTGCGCCAGCATCACGGCGAGGCGCTGGCCCGGGGCCGGATCGACGCGCTGGTGCGCGCGATTGCGATCTTCGGCTTCCACCTGGCGTCGGTGGACATGCGCCAGGTGTCGGACGTGCACGAGGCCGTCATCGCCGAACTGTTCAAGGCGGCCGGCATCGCGCCCGACTACGCGGCGCTGCCCGAGCCCCGCAAGCTGGAACTGCTGCTGGCCGAACTGCGCCAGCCGCGCCTGCTGATGCTGCCGTGGCACGACTATTCCGAGCAGACGCGCAAGGAGCTGGCCATCTTCGCCATGGCGCGCGACCTGCGCGCCCGCTACGGCAACCGCGTGGCGCGCAACTACATCATTTCGCATACCGAGACGCTGTCCGACCTCGTGGAAGTGATGCTGCTGCAGAAGGAAACCGGGCTGCTGCGCGGCACGCTGGGCAGCAAGACCGATCCGGCCCGCATGGAGCTGATGGTCATCCCGCTGTTCGAAACGATCGAGGATCTGCGCAACGCGGCCGGCATCATGGAGTCGCTGCTGGACCTGCCCGGCTTCGACGCGGTGATCCGCCACCACGGCGTGGAGCAGGAAGTGATGCTCGGCTACTCGGACTCGAACAAGGACGGCGGCTTCCTGACGTCGAACTGGGAGCTGTACAAGGCCGAACTGGCGCTGGTGAAGCTGTTCGAGGCGCGCCGCGTGAAGCTGCGGCTGTTCCACGGCCGCGGCGGCACCGTGGGGCGCGGCGGCGGCCCGACCTACGAGGCCATCCTGTCGCAGCCGCCGGGCACTGTGAACGGCCAGATCCGGCTGACCGAGCAGGGCGAGATCATCAATAGCAAGTTCGCCAATGCGGAGATCGGCCGGCGCAACCTGGAAACGGTGATCGCGGCCACGCTGGAGGCGTCGCTGCTGCCCACGCAGAACGCGCCGGCCGGGCTGGCCACGTTCGAGGGCATCATGCAGCAGTTGTCGGACCGGGCCTTCCGCGCCTACCGCCACCTGGTCTACGAGACGCCCGGCTTCAAGGACTACTTCTTCGCCACCACGCCGATCACCGAGATTGCCGACCTGAACCTGGGCTCGCGCCCGGCCTCGCGCAAGCTGATGGACAAGAAGCACCGCAAGATCGAGGACCTGCGCGCCATTCCGTGGGGCTTCTCGTGGGGCCAGTGCCGGCTGCTGCTGCCGGGCTGGTACGGCTTCGGCAGCGCGGTCAAGGCGCTGCTGGACGAGGCGCCGGACGAGAAATCGCGCAAGGCATGCGTGGCCACGTTGAAGCGCATGGTCAAGACGTGGCCGTTCTTCCGCACGCTGATGTCGAACATGGACATGGTGCTGGCCAAGACCGACCTGGCCGTGGCGTCGCGCTACGCGGCGCTGTGTGACGACGCCGCGCTGCGCAAGACCGTGTTCTCGCGCATCAGCGCCGAATGGCACCTGACCTGCGACATGCTGAGCCTGATCACGGGCCGCACCGAGCGCCTGGCCGAGAACCCGCTGCTGGCGCGGTCGATCAAGAACCGCTTTGCCTACCTGGACCCGCTGAACCACCTGCAGGTGGAACTGCTCAAGCGCTACCGCGCCGGCAAGGACGCCGACGACGTCCGCGTGCGACGCGGGATTCACTTGACGATCAACGGCGTGGCGGCGGGGTTGCGCAACAGCGGGTGA
- a CDS encoding TRAP transporter small permease subunit, translated as MSFLMKISRLIDAVNDFIGQWAKWLILLAVLICAGNAIIRYAFSISSNAWLELQWYLFAGVFLLGAPYTLRRDEHVRIDVVAGHLSERKQVWIDIFGILFFLLPICSIILWLSIPYFWLSYAGHEMSGNAGGLIRWPAKFLIVAGFFLIILQGLSELIKRVAYLKGLLPFSAFRKHATDPAEEIAAIAQANSLPPTPKQ; from the coding sequence ATGTCTTTCCTCATGAAAATCTCGCGGCTTATCGACGCCGTGAACGATTTCATCGGGCAGTGGGCGAAATGGCTGATCCTGCTGGCCGTGCTGATCTGCGCCGGGAACGCCATCATCCGCTACGCTTTCAGCATCAGCTCCAATGCCTGGCTCGAATTGCAGTGGTACCTCTTTGCGGGGGTGTTCCTGCTGGGGGCGCCGTACACGCTGCGGCGCGACGAGCATGTGCGCATCGACGTGGTGGCCGGCCACCTGTCCGAGCGCAAGCAGGTCTGGATCGACATCTTCGGCATCCTGTTCTTCCTGCTGCCGATCTGCTCGATCATCCTCTGGCTGTCGATCCCGTACTTCTGGCTGTCGTACGCCGGCCACGAGATGTCGGGCAACGCGGGCGGGCTGATCCGCTGGCCAGCCAAGTTCCTGATCGTGGCGGGCTTCTTCCTGATCATCCTGCAGGGCCTGTCCGAGCTGATCAAGCGCGTGGCCTACCTGAAGGGCCTGCTGCCGTTCTCGGCGTTCCGCAAGCACGCCACCGACCCGGCCGAGGAGATTGCCGCCATCGCGCAGGCCAACTCGCTGCCGCCGACACCAAAACAATAA